The Lolium rigidum isolate FL_2022 chromosome 2, APGP_CSIRO_Lrig_0.1, whole genome shotgun sequence genomic interval CGCGAGGTGCTAGATGCATCGGTGGGCGCGGCGAGCCCCCGGGAGGAGGAGCCGGGTGAGGGCGCGACGGGACGGCCGGCCCGAATCCTCGGCGGTGCGGCAGCCGCGGTCTTCGGCGTCGTCTTCGGGCCccgtgttggtgttggtcggcgtcccctctatgtggcgttccggcggcgcccacggtgttCTTCGGCGACGCTCCCTTGGCTACAGGCGCGTTGCTCGGGGTTCGCGTTCGGCGGATGCGGGCGGTGATCCGTGCCGGTCCTCTTTGGGCGGGCGCGAGTTTCTTGGGACTCTTCGCCGGGCGAAAGCTCTATCTTGGCGGTCGGCcgggaccgacgacggtgacgcccgtgggcgccgcttccttcttgaaggcgtcgtcgaagcggaTGTCTCTTGATCTCCGCCCGGCTCtccgggaaaccctagatccctcacgggatcgggcgagggcggcgctccggtgtcgctttgcctcttggggcctcgctttggacgtcCACCGGACGGAGGGGTTTGTGGAGTGTTTTGGCGGTTTCGGTGGAGGCGGGTTAGTCTTCGGCCGGAGTGGGACGCGGCCTCGGGGTcggtgtggtagttggagcggtggctccggttctttcgcctccgcctgttgcgttgaggtgtggtgtcgacctagttggtcgtcgacccgtgtggagcgcagcctcggggctggcgtgtagtgtcgtgttgtacggtttttgggccagttttcctcataaacgggccaactcttcttctcctatatcaatgaaaggcaaagcttttgcctcgtttcaaaaaaaataaaaaatcgaaGGATTGATGATTTAAAAATCGAGAGCACTGGTGTCCATGTACACCAAATTTGCTTCCATTAACTTGTCAACAAAGAGAAATGAATTTTCAAAGAAAAAACTAAAATGTAGACAGATTCGTAGAAGAGACTCCTTAACTGAGTTGACTTGTCTTCTAGGCTCCAGCTGCATCCTTGGCCCTGCAGCAGCAGCCACCCAGgggaaagaaagaagaaaaagaagtgacCTTTGACTCCGTCCATCCAGTCGCACCGCCGTGCGCTCCTCACATACACACACCCGGCCGCCGGCACGCCATTCACTTCCCCACCGCCTCCCGACCCGTCCCCTTCCACCGCAACCCAGACAATGGCCGCCGCTCCGCCACGCCCGCGCGGGGTGGCCTCCGGCACGGCGGCGCTcgcgctcctcgtcctcctcgccgtcgcGGCCCCGCGGTGCCGCGTCGCTCGGGCGCAGCAGGGGTACGAGGCCAACGCGCAGGACGACTGCTACGGCAGGAACGACAGCACCGTGCTCGGCTACACCTGCAacgccacggccgccgccgccgccgccccctgcgCCTCCTACCTCGTCTTCCGCTCCTCCCCGCCCTTCTACCAGTCGCCGGTCTCCATCTCCTTCCTCCTCAACCTCTCCCCGTCCGCCGTCGCCGACGCCAACGCCGTGCCCACCGTCTCCCCCGTCGCCGCCTCCCAGCTCGTGCTCGCGCCGGTGCCCTGCCGCTGCGCGCCGCGAGGCTACTACCAGCACAACACCTCCTACACCATCATCTCCAGCAACGAGACCTACTTCATCATCGCCAACATCACCTACCAGGGCCTCTCCACCTGCCAGGCGCTCATGGCCCAGAACCCCACGCTCGACAGCCGCCACCTCCTCAAAGGGAACAACCTCACCGTCCCGATCCGCTGCGCCTGCCCCTCGgcggcgcaggccgccgccggGGTCAGGCACCTGCTCACCTACCTCGTCAACTGGGGCGACAGCGTCGCAGCCATCGCCGACCGCTTCCGCGTCGACGCCCAGGCCGTGCTCGACGCCAACAGCATCAGCGAAACGGACACCATATTCCCCTTCACCACGCTGCTCATCCCGCTCAAGAACGCGCCCACGCCGGACATGCTcgtctcgccggcgccgccgcccgcgcctacCCCGCCGCAGGCCCAGCCTCCGCCGCAGTCCGGCGGGTCGTCTAGCGGGGTTGCCGTCGGGGTCGGTGTCGGCGTCGGCGCCCTTGCGTTGGCGGTCCTTCTTGGCCTGATTTTCTTCTgtgtccggcggcggcgccgtcgtacACGGCCCAGTGTTGGGGAAAACAGCGGCCGTCCGGGGAAGGTCATGGCTATGGACGcaccctcctcctccgattacgacCCGCTGGCGTCCGGGAAGCACACCACGGGCACGGCGAcgacctcctcctcgtcctcctcggcgctggtgtccggcgacgcgcgcgcggcggcggaggcgatgaccctgtaCAAATACCCGGATCTCGACAAGGCGACGGCGGGGTTCGCGGAGGAGCGGAGGATCGCCAACTCGTCCGTGTACCGCGCGGTGATCAACGGCGACGCGGCGGCCGTGAAGCGGGTGGCCGGCGACGTGAGCGGCGAGGTGGGCATCCTGAAGCGCGTCAACCACTCCAGCCTCGTCCGCCTCTCGGGCCTCTGCGTCCACCGCGGCGACACCTACCTCGTCTTCGAGTTCGCCGAGAACGGCGCGCTCAGCGACTGGCTCCACGGCGCGGGCGTCGGCGGAGCCACGCTCGTGTGGAAGCAGCGCGTGCAGGCGGCGTTCGACATCGCCGACGGCCTCAACTACCTCCACCACTACACCAACCCGCCGTGCGTGCACAAGAACCTCAAGAGCAGCAACGTGCTCCTCGACGCCGGCCTCCGCGCCAAGGTGTCGAGCTTCGCGCTGGCGCGGTCGGTCCCCGAGGGCGCCGACGGCGCGCAGCTCACGCGCCACGTCGTGGGCACGCAGGGGTACCTGGCGCCGGAGTACCTGGAGCACGGCCTCATCACGCCCAAGCTCGACGTGTTCGCCTTCGGCGTCATCCTGCTGGAGCTGCTCTCCGGGAAGGAGGCGACGTTCGACACCGGCGACAAGAGAGGGGAGGCGCTGCTGTGGGAGTCGGCGGAGGGGCTGGTCGTGGAGGGCGAGGACGCGCGCGGCAAGGTGCGGGAGTTCATGGACCCGCGGCTGCACGGCGACTACCCGCTGGACCTCGCCGTGGCCGTGGCGTCGCTGGCGCTAAGGTGCGTGGCCAGGGAGCCCCGGGGGCGGCCGTCCATGGACGAGGTGTTCGTCAAGCTGTCGGCGGTGTACAACTCCATGCTGGATTGGGATCCCTCGGACTACGGCAACTCGCGATCTTCCATCGCCGGGAGATAGATATCAGATTTGTACTAGTAGCATTTGTATTTAGGCTGCAAATTAAGATGCATTTTCCGCTCATGTACAGATTATTTTGGGTACAATCACTTCACTACAGCGAGAGTGATAAAGTAAACATCAGAACTGAGTACGTGATTCAGTTATTATTGAAGATGACTGCATTTCTAACTTCTAAGGACACGATGAACTTATAACAAAAATGTATTTTAAAtctattttaaaatgttcaaaaatttgaacaaatttctaaGTCTACATCCCAAAATTCTATGTTAGCTCATAAAAGTTTTGCATAAAAAACATTTTGTGTGACCTATGAAAAAGGACAAGAAAAATATCTCGTGACAAGCTATTTTTGGAGCATAGGCCATTAAAAATAACTTTTTCGCAAAACTCAATATGCGAACATAAATTGTCTGGATGTAAACCATGAcatatttttagattttcaacattttaaaatatagttTTTAGGCAATGGCTCCATCTACTCCTACTAGCCAAAGTGAAACTTTCTCATTTTTAAAAGATATACTGATCTGTTGGACATATAGAAAATGGTTCGAAGACCCACACTGCTCTGTTAATTATAGAAAAACAAGGTGAAAACCTGAATAACGACAAGCCACACAAAAACACCACACAACATACAAGACGTCGGTAAGGGAAACACATATGACACACATAGTCGGAGCAAAACTCCCGCTATAAAATTGTACATATCTTAAATTTATAGAAAATTACACCGTAGGGGTTTCCCCTACGGTGGAGGTGTCAAAAGAACTCCCGCTATCAAAGTGTGCACACCATCACATCGATTGGATCTGCTATGAGCATATTCGCTAAATTCGTCGACGCCGTAGAGGAACGACATATCCCAAGACCGTCATTGAAGccccatatgttactagtgagAGGAAGGCAGCGGCGGCATCGACCTCGACACCTACACGCAAGGCCAAGGCATCGTCGACGTCCTCAACGACCACATCTTCTCCCGTGGCTGTGGCGCCTGGCGCAGCTCGTCCCCGAGTCTCCGCCTGCGATGCGATCGACGAAATGGCCAAGTCTCAAGCAAGTGCGACCGAGATCAAAGTTGTTGAATTCATGTCCCAATTGGATTATTCACCCTCTCAAGGGATTGACGACCTCAACTTCggtgatgaagaggaggccgcggAAGTGatggccgaggaagatgaggccgAGGACGTGGTGATCGAGGTGGTGCCGCCAAAAAAACAAGGTCAAGGCCGACTGCAAGAGGTCCGCCAACTATAGCGAAGAAGAAGATGCATTGTGCCATGCTTGGATGAATGTGTCGCTTGATGCATCGTTTGGCATGGATCAAAGCAAGGACACGTTTTGGCAAAGAATTGAGGAGAAATACCTCAACTTGGTCTCGTTTCTGTCATACCGAACCCAAGGCTCTTGAGTGTTGCAACCGATGGGTTGGCGCCGTTGAGTCGGTGACCAATGCACCACCAAGTGGTGTGCAAATTACCCAATGTGGACCTATCCAACAAGACATATACAAGCACCGCAACAAGAAAGGTGGCCACAAACCCTTTGTTATGTTCCATTGCTACAAGGAACTAGAGGGCAATGCGAAGTGGCTTAGAAGAAACTATGTGACCACACAAAGAGGGCAAGAATTAGCATGGCCAATGAcgtcgatgatgatgatgaagacctgAACAAGACGCCGAAAGGTGTCAAGCTAGCAAAAGAGAAGAAAGACAGGGGAGGTCCAGCCACCTGCAAGGATGAGTTCAATGCTATCATTGAGACCAAGAAAGCATTGACTCCGTACGCAAAGAGAACAAGGAGGCGAGGTGAAGGGAGCTCAAAGCTCTTGAGGACGAGAAGTTGGTCACGGAGAGGGAGGATGTCGACTGCACCATCATGTTCATGAACCCTAGCTCATTGAAAGCTAGGGCATATTGGGTGATGATCCGGGCAAAGATCTTGGCCTGAGAGAgtggtggtagtggtggtggtgtTTGAGGGGCCGAGGTGGTGGTGGCCTCGACAACATATTCATGTTATGTTGTGCTTTTTGATCACACTTGATCAAtttgctgttttttttttggataataTGTATGCATTTTTAAACTTTGTATGTTTGAGATGTTTGCAAAATGTTGTCAAATAAATTTAGTCATTTAAAATTTGCGAGTTTCAATCTGGTGGCCACTTTTTAAAGGAGCAAAATTATTCTCCTCTATTTTACCTCGCCGTTTGCTCCTCTAATTTTTTTGGCATCGCCTAAAGATGCTCTAACAAGCCAACATATGAGCAAGCGGCTTGAGGTGTTCGGAAAGGTTGCACAAACCATGTTATTTGGACAACGGACCTTCATGTTATTAAGTGAATAACAGAAACATCATCGATTAACAAAGCAACAATAAATCTTGGTAGATCATCAGTCCAAACATAGAGTGTCTGTGTAAAAGAAAAAAGTTAGTCATATAGGTCATCAATCTAAATTCTAAAACTATCCCGTCCGATTAGTTTGCTGTATTCTGACAAAGACACGGCCATACGTGGTTTCCGATCCGGTATAGGATTCTAGAGCCGGAGCCGCTTTCCGGCCCTATATATTCGATTTCAGCAGCGACTCACTAATTAGGTTTCGAGAAAGAAAGCCCGTGTCAATCGTGGCATCTGTTTCGACTACGGAGCGCTCATCCTCAAGGAAAACAGAAAGCTTCGACGAGCCATGGCGGCGAACGCGTTCCGACACCTCCTCTCTCGCTGGACGGTCACCAGCCCCATGACCATGAGCAAGGCCGCCGCCAACCTCCCTCAACCTCAAGTCAGTTCAATATATCCCCACATCTCATCCCCATCGATCGTCTCAATCTCTTTCAGTTTTGCTGGGTTCTTTGAAAATCTGACCCTCGGCGCTACGCGATCTGTGGCTGCAGGGTCGGGTTCCATCGCCCCCGCGGTTCTACTTTGGTTTCGACAGCAAGGCGACGATTGAAGCTCGCGAAGCAGCAAGGCGTCTAGGCTACGACTCCTACGCCAAGTAAGTAATTAGCAGACGATTTGTCTTGCAGTCGCGGATCATACCAGAATCCGCTAATTCCCTTACCGCGTTTATGTATGTTATTAACCTGCAGGTTCCTAGAGCAGGAACTGGCAGGTGTTGACCGAAGCTTCAAATTTCTGACTAACGGAATTATGGTTAGCGCCGGAGTCGCTTTCTTCAACCTCATAGCAGAGGTAGCAGAACTACGTCACCAAGGGGTTAGGGAAAAACATTGGCACTGTCATTTGGAGACGGATAATCCAGATGTCCATTGTATGTGAATAAGATGACTgtttttttaaacggaggcaaaaaCTTTACGTCATCTATTAAGAAGAGAGCAGTGCtcagttcttttttttttagaaaaccgAGCGCAAACCTACAACAAGAAAGCCAAGTCCACACAAATAAAGTCTAACAAAAACCCGGATAAGAGGGTCACACTCACTAGCCAACACAAGAAACCACAACGCGACACAAACTCCAAACACAACACTCCAACACCGCGTCGATAAAGACATGCCATGGCATTGGGGTGAGGTGCGTACCCATCAACCAATCATGGATCCAGGTTAGGCAACAACCATATGGTGGCGGGAAAAATCGCAAACCTCTTTAGCGACGACCGCCGGGTATTGTTGCCAACAGTCCAGACTTAGCAACCCCATCACCAAAGGAACCATGGACATGTCGGACTCAAGCAAGATAGAGACAACATCGTCAACAACATCACTCTTCTCAAAGCCAAGTGCCTGACTCGGCGGAGAAGTCACGGCCAATATCTCGTACGAGTCGGACCTCAGTTCCTCGACGGAAGGAGGCATCACCACACCACCACTGAACTCTAGGAGCTGAGGCACCGCAGAAGAATTCCCACACAATTCATGTAGCTCTGGTGTGATCTCAATTGTAGCCAAGCGAAAGTGAAGCCCGCACTGTGGCGAGAACACACCTCCGTTGACTCTAAAGACATACCAACGCGTGCCAAAAAATAGATTGAGACTTGCCACCTCTTCACGCGGTGGGTGGGGCGAGACGCCTCCTTGACGCGGTTAACAACTAACTGAGTGAACTCCATGCACATCAAAGCAAACTTGCACTAATGGCGAGAGTTAAAACTCGCGTTGACATTGAACTCCTTGCAACACCTTGGAGAGTCCCTTGACGGCGATGTTACAGGCGACAACGAGCGGCACACAACCTCAACCCAACTCCGGGACACCAAGGGATGACAAGGCTGTGAGGACGGAGAGTTGCTCCATATGCAATTGGCACATGCGTCCTCGAGAACAAGCACGAGGGTCCGGAGGGTGAGAATGAGCGACGGGAAAAATTGAAAGCCCAAGCTCAGCTCGGCCGTCGAGATCAAATAGCCCGAAGTGCAAGTCTGGTcgggtcgggccgggctgcccatgccgagCTGTAGGTCTGACAGGATTAGTACTTTATACATAGAATCAATCGAGAATTCTTGTAAAGGGAAAATTTGGTTGTTTCATGGGAATGATGTCCCAAGCATTGTCGTATGTTTCATGGGAATGATGTTGCCTACATCGGTGGCAAAGGGGATCGGTCGTTGGGTTTCTTCAGTCTTGAAACCCTGCTTCTGAATTAATGGCGATATGATAATTTGCAATGCTCTCTCCAATCCAAACCCCAATGGTGGCGCTGGCGCGCGTAAAATCCCTCCGTCTCCGTCTCCGTCGCTCCATCTGGTCCGACGCCGTTCCCCTTCGTCCCGACACGCACCGGCCGCCCTTCTCCGTGCCGCCACTGCAAGACCTCAACGCCCGGCTGAAGCGCCTGGTGCAGTCAGGCCGCCTCAAGGACGCGCAGGCCCTGTTCGACGGAGCGCCGCACCGCGACGAGGCGTCCTACGCCGCCCTGCTCGCGGGCCATGCCGCCGCGGGGGACTCCACCGGCGCCATGGCGCTCTTCTCCCGCATCCACGCCTCCCCGCTCCCGGCCGCCGACCCTTTCGTGGTCAGCCTCGCGCTCAAGGCCTGCGCCGCGGCCGCCGACGCCGGCCACGCCGCCTCGCTGCACGCCTTCGCCGTCAGGTCCTCGGCCGTCTCCTCCGTCTTCGTCGCCACCGCGCTTGCCGACGCCTACGCCAAGGCCGGCCGCCTCGCGCTGGCGCTcagggtgttcgacgaaatgccaaGCAAGAACGTGGTCTCATGGACCACGCTCGTGGGCGCGCTgacgcgggccggccgccgccacgaCGCGCTCCGCCGCTTCGCCGAGATGCGCGCCTCTGGGGTGCCCTGCGACTCGCACGCATGCGCGGCTGTGCTCACCGCGTGCGCCGAGGCCAGGCTGCTGCTGCGCGGCCGCGAGGTGCACGCGCTCTGCGCCAAGCTCGGCATCGACGCCACGCCCTACGTTGCCAACACCCTCGCCACGCTGTACGCGCGCTGCGGCGACGTCGACCGCGTGGTGGCCGCGATCGGCTGCATGGGCTCGCGCGACGTTGCTGCCTGGACGACTGTGATATCCTCCTATGTGCAGTCCGGTCGTGCCAGGGAGGCCATCCAGGCGTTCGTCGCAATGCTTCGTGACGAGGCATCGAACGCGGCGACGCCCAACAACTACACATACGCTGCGGTTATTGCTGCCTGTGCAGATATTTCACACGTCTGTCTTGGAGAGCAGTTGCATGCGCAAGCTGCACAAAGAGGGTACGCCAGTGCCCGCTCAGTGGCCAATTCGCTGGTCACACTCTACGCACGCTCCGCGGGTCGTCTCTCGGCAGCTGATGCCGTGTTCCGGGAAAGTGCTACCAAGGATGTTGTCTCCTGGAGTGCAATTATATCAGGCTATGCGCAGGAAGGGCTTGTTGGGGAGGCTTTCGCGCTGTTTTCTGAAATGCGACGGAACCAGTGTTCTAATCCAAATGAGTTTACTCTTGCCAGTCTCCTGAGTGTGTGCGCAACTTCTGCGGCGCTGGACGCTGGTCGCCAACTCCATGCACTTGCTTTAGCTGCTGGACTTGAACACCATGCAATGATCACGAGTGCGCTCATTGGCATGTATGGAAAGAGTGGCAGCATGTCAGATGCTGATGCCGTATTTTCCAATCGTACGAAAGATGATGTGGTTTCGTGGACTGCGATGATCGTTGGGAATGCTGAGCATGGTTACAGCAAAAGAGCACTTGAAATGTTTGAGCAAATGTGCCATGCTGGGTTAAAGCCGGACCATGTTGCGTTCATTGGCGTGCTCAGTGCTTGCTGTCATGCTGGCCAAGTCGAGCTTGGATTAAGATACCTCGATGCAATGAGCAAAAGCTACGGACTGGAGCCTGCAAAGGAGCACTATGGCTGTGTTGTGGATTTGCTGGGCAGAGCTGGTAGAATAAATGAGGCTGAGGAGTTGATTGGTAGGATGGCAGCTAATGAGAGAGATGGTGTTGTTTGGACATCTTTGCTTAGGGCATGTGCAGCTCGAGGGGAAGAGGAAATCGGAAAGAAAGCTGCAAAGATGACAATGGAGGCAGAGCCATGGAGATCAGGAGCACATGTGGCAATGGCAAATCTGTATGCCAGCAAGGGACAATGGTGTGAGGCTGCACAGGAGAGGCATATGATGAAGCAGAAAGGGGTTGTGAAAGGGGTAGGGTGGTCATCAATCACAGttggaggggaggagaggggagtcGGGGTGTTTGTTGCAGGTGACCGAACACATCCCCAAGACGATGTGATCTGTGAGATGCTTGGCTTGATTTATTATGGAGTTGGAATGGCTCGCTATGTACCCGATCAGATGAATTTAGCATCTGAGGTGGAGCTGATGGTTAATACTTAACAGTTAACGCACTAATATCAGAAGGTGAAAGAgttgaaaggaaaaaaaatacagAAGTCCGGCACGTTGAGCACTAAGGCAGTAATGTGGCTCAGTAGTCTGGCTGCTGTGTTGAAGTACTGATTGAATAGTTTTTTGATACGTAATGCGGGCTTTGATCTTGGTACCCTCATCGTTAGATGGCTCATTCTCTGCAAAATACATGTATGAGGCAAGAGTTTGCTTGTTGGAGCTTCAGCATTCAGGCAGGTGCCAAAAGTAGCAGATCTGCATTTACTACAGACCAGAGCGATGAACTTCAAATCCAATCAAATTACCCAAGGTAGTTTTCATGTCCTAAAGGCTAAACTGTGACAAGTCTATATCTGCATCAAAATTGTATCGAAGAAGATCACTCTTTGCTCTATCAACTAATGCAAAGCTTGCAGCTTCGCACAATGGCTTGGAGAGACAAGCATGTGACAAGCGGTGTGATGCAATTTTTCTCACCTAAGAAGCATCCGCCTGCCCGCTCCATTCTTTTGAAAGAACATATTTCACAGTAGAGAAATTAACATTCTTTCCAGCAACATTGCCACACTGGCATCCAAAGTTGCGTCAACATGTATATCATACTTATTGACTAAGCAGCTTATGTAGCTCTGGAAGGAATGTACTCAAGTCAAGTCCCCAAAAGCCTCATCTACGGGTCACTATAAAACTCCACCTTTGTCATTCCAATATACTGTGAAGTGCTAGTTTCAAGGTGCACATTACTTTATAAAGGTGAGAAACCGTCATTATCACAAAAACAACAGCAGAGGAACTCACCGCCTCAGGTTATTTCAGAACACTTTTTActttcttgaaaaaaaaattgaactttCCCCCCTTGAACTTATTAGCACTAGCATTTCTTATAAGTGGTTCAACTTGCAGCCTCCAGTTGAATATCTGGATGAGATGGGAGTCCAACCATTCGATTTCACATATGGCATTAGAAAGATCAGAGGACCAAGAGTGGGGAATTTAAAAGGTTTTATAATGCTCTCAGGGTTGCCATAGTGTTACACCCAAGTACAGGTAAGTTGAAAGTCTTTTCTTAAGGTTGTGCTTCTTTATCCATTTGATGACATCAACCCTGCTGCAGGGCTAAGTCCCAGATACAATTGTTTTCTGAAAGTAGAGGGTGACTGTTGATATTAATAGTAACCTGTCATCTTTATTAGTTGTTGATATTTATAGTGACCTATGGTCTTTA includes:
- the LOC124689865 gene encoding protein LYK5-like produces the protein MAAAPPRPRGVASGTAALALLVLLAVAAPRCRVARAQQGYEANAQDDCYGRNDSTVLGYTCNATAAAAAAPCASYLVFRSSPPFYQSPVSISFLLNLSPSAVADANAVPTVSPVAASQLVLAPVPCRCAPRGYYQHNTSYTIISSNETYFIIANITYQGLSTCQALMAQNPTLDSRHLLKGNNLTVPIRCACPSAAQAAAGVRHLLTYLVNWGDSVAAIADRFRVDAQAVLDANSISETDTIFPFTTLLIPLKNAPTPDMLVSPAPPPAPTPPQAQPPPQSGGSSSGVAVGVGVGVGALALAVLLGLIFFCVRRRRRRTRPSVGENSGRPGKVMAMDAPSSSDYDPLASGKHTTGTATTSSSSSSALVSGDARAAAEAMTLYKYPDLDKATAGFAEERRIANSSVYRAVINGDAAAVKRVAGDVSGEVGILKRVNHSSLVRLSGLCVHRGDTYLVFEFAENGALSDWLHGAGVGGATLVWKQRVQAAFDIADGLNYLHHYTNPPCVHKNLKSSNVLLDAGLRAKVSSFALARSVPEGADGAQLTRHVVGTQGYLAPEYLEHGLITPKLDVFAFGVILLELLSGKEATFDTGDKRGEALLWESAEGLVVEGEDARGKVREFMDPRLHGDYPLDLAVAVASLALRCVAREPRGRPSMDEVFVKLSAVYNSMLDWDPSDYGNSRSSIAGR
- the LOC124689866 gene encoding putative pentatricopeptide repeat-containing protein At3g47840 is translated as MVALARVKSLRLRLRRSIWSDAVPLRPDTHRPPFSVPPLQDLNARLKRLVQSGRLKDAQALFDGAPHRDEASYAALLAGHAAAGDSTGAMALFSRIHASPLPAADPFVVSLALKACAAAADAGHAASLHAFAVRSSAVSSVFVATALADAYAKAGRLALALRVFDEMPSKNVVSWTTLVGALTRAGRRHDALRRFAEMRASGVPCDSHACAAVLTACAEARLLLRGREVHALCAKLGIDATPYVANTLATLYARCGDVDRVVAAIGCMGSRDVAAWTTVISSYVQSGRAREAIQAFVAMLRDEASNAATPNNYTYAAVIAACADISHVCLGEQLHAQAAQRGYASARSVANSLVTLYARSAGRLSAADAVFRESATKDVVSWSAIISGYAQEGLVGEAFALFSEMRRNQCSNPNEFTLASLLSVCATSAALDAGRQLHALALAAGLEHHAMITSALIGMYGKSGSMSDADAVFSNRTKDDVVSWTAMIVGNAEHGYSKRALEMFEQMCHAGLKPDHVAFIGVLSACCHAGQVELGLRYLDAMSKSYGLEPAKEHYGCVVDLLGRAGRINEAEELIGRMAANERDGVVWTSLLRACAARGEEEIGKKAAKMTMEAEPWRSGAHVAMANLYASKGQWCEAAQERHMMKQKGVVKGVGWSSITVGGEE